Proteins encoded together in one Labeo rohita strain BAU-BD-2019 chromosome 21, IGBB_LRoh.1.0, whole genome shotgun sequence window:
- the grin1a gene encoding glutamate receptor ionotropic, NMDA 1a isoform X3, protein MRLLLLAALFSCSCVRGGCEPKIVNIGAVLSQKRYEQVFKDAVTQANQVYGRDKFKLTAISVTHKANAIQMALSVCEDLISSQVYAILVSHPPQSNDHLTPTPVSYTAGFYRIPVVGLTTRMSIYSDKSIHLSFLRTVPPYSHQAHVWFDMMREFRWNHIILIVSDDHEGRAAQKRLETLLEERETKNKKRNYENQDQLSYDNKRGPKAEKVLQFNQETNLTALLLEAKELEARVIILSASEEDAAAVYKTARFLNMTGSGYVWLVGEREMSGKALSEAPDGLIGLQLINGKNESAHISDAVAVVAQSIQELFEKENITEPPRGCVGNTNIWKTGPLFKRVLMSSKYPEGLTGRVEFNDDGDRKYAHYSILNYQKSRLIQVGIYNGTQVVMNKQRKIIWPGGETERPRGFQMSTRLKIVTIHQEPFVYVKPTMLDGTCKEEYTPNGVLIKKVICTGPNETIPGRPIVPQCCYGFCIDLLIKLAMTMNFTYEVHLVADGKFGTQERVNNSNKKEWNGMMGELLGGLADMIVAPLTINNERAQYIEFSKPFKYQGLTILVKKEIPRSTLDSFMQPFQSTLWLLVGLSVHVVAVMLYLLDRFSPFGRFKVNSEEEEEDALTLSSAMWFSWGVLLNSGIGEGAPRSFSARILGMVWAGFAMIIVASYTANLAAFLVLDRPEERITGINDPRLRNPSDKFIYATVKQSSVDIYFRRQVELSTMYRHMEKHNYESAAEAIQAVRDNKLHAFIWDSAVLEFEASQKCDLVTTGELFFRSGFGIGMRKDSPWKQNVSLAILSSHENGFMEDLDKTWVRYQECDSRSNAPATLTFENMAGVFMLVAGGIAAGIFLIFIEIAYKRHKDARRKQMQLAFAAVNVWRKNLQQYPPTDITGQLNLSDPSVSTVV, encoded by the exons ATGCGTCTGCTTCTGCTGGCCGCGTTGTTCTCCTGCTCCTGCGTGCGAGGCGGCTGTGAGCCCAAGATTGTGAACATCGGGGCCGTgctgagccaaaaaagatacgAGCAGGTGTTCAAGGATGCAGTCACTCAGGCGAACCAGGTGTACGGACGGGATAAATTCAAGTTGACCGCCATCTCTGTCACTCACAAAGCCAACGCGATTCAGATGGCGCTGTCTGTGTGTGAGGAtctcatttccagtcag GTGTACGCCATCCTGGTGAGCCATCCACCACAGTCCAACGACCATCTGACGCCTACTCCGGTCTCCTACACTGCAGGGTTCTACCGCATACCTGTAGTAGGGCTCACCACCAGGATGTCCATTTACTCAGACAAG AGCATCCATCTCTCATTCCTCCGCACAGTGCCACCCTATTCCCACCAGGCACATGTGTGGTTTGACATGATGCGGGAGTTCCGCTGGAATCACATCATTCTAATCGTCAGTGACGACCACGAAGGCAGAGCGGCACAGAAAAGACTCGAAACTCTTCTGGAGGAGAGAGAGACCAAG aataaaaaaaggaacTATGAAAACCAAGACCAACTGTCCTATGACAACAAGAGAGGACCTAAG GCCGAGAAAGTGCTTCAATTCAACCAAGAGACTAACTTAACTGCCCTGCTCCTGGAGGCCAAAGAGCTGGAGGCCCGAGTGATCATTCTCTCTGCCAG CGAGGAAGATGCAGCCGCCGTGTACAAAACAGCACGCTTCCTCAACATGACAGGCTCAGGCTATGTATGGCTGGTCGGGGAGCGTGAGATGTCCGGTAAAGCTTTGAGCGAGGCCCCTGACG GGCTGATTGGCCTCCAGCTCATCAACGGCAAGAATGAGTCGGCGCACATCAGCGATGCCGTTGCTGTCGTAGCGCAGTCCATCCAAGAGCTCTTCGAGAAAGAGAACATCACAGAACCTCCAAGGGGCTGCGTGGGTAATACCAACATCTGGAAGACCGGGCCACTCTTTAAAAG GGTATTGATGTCTTCCAAGTACCCAGAGGGCCTAACAGGACGTGTTGAGTTCAATGACGATGGTGACAGAAAATACGCTCATTACAGCATTCTCAACTACCAGAAGAGCAGACTGATTCAAGTCGGCATTTACAACGGAACACAA GTGGTGATGAATAAACAGAGGAAGATTATTTGGCCTGGAGGTGAAACAGAAAGACCGAGAGGATTCCAAATGTCTACCCGATTAAAG ATAGTGACCATTCATCAGGAACCCTTTGTGTATGTGAAGCCAACTATGCTGGACGGGACCTGCAAGGAAGAGTACACACCTAATGGAGTCTTAATTAAAAAGGTGATCTGCACTGGACCAAATGAGACCATCCCAG GACGCCCAATTGTTCCCCAGTGTTGTTATGGATTTTGCATTGACCTCCTGATCAAATTGGCGATGACCATGAACTTCACCTATGAAGTACACCTGGTGGCAGATGGGAAATTTGGAACACAAGAAAGA GTAAATAACAGTAACAAGAAGGAATGGAACGGCATGATGGGTGAGCTCCTGGGTGGCCTTGCTGATATGATCGTTGCACCCTTGACGATCAACAACGAACGAGCCCAGTACATAGAATTCTCTAAGCCTTTTAAATACCAGGGACTGACTATTCTTGTGAAAAAG GAAATCCCTCGCAGTACACTGGATTCATTCATGCAGCCATTCCAGAGCACACTGTGGCTACTGGTGGGTCTATCGGTACATGTGGTGGCGGTGATGCTTTACCTACTAGACCGGTTCAG CCCATTTGGAAGGTTTAAAGTAAAcagtgaagaagaagaagaggatgCCCTCACCTTATCTTCAGCTATGTGGTTTTCCTGGGGCGTCTTATTGAACTCTGGAATTGGAGAAG GTGCCCCACGTAGTTTTTCAGCGAGAATCTTGGGAATGGTGTGGGCTGGCTTTGCTATGATTATAGTAGCATCCTATACTGCCAATCTGGCTGCCTTCCTGGTGTTGGACCGGCCTGAGGAGCGCATCACCGGCATCAATGACCCAAGG ctaAGGAACCCATCAGACAAGTTCATCTATGCCACAGTGAAGCAAAGTTCGGTGGATATTTACTTCCGGCGACAAGTTGAGCTGAGCACCATGTACCGCCACATGGAGAAGCACAACTACGAAAGCGCCGCTGAAGCCATCCAGGCCGTTCGGGACAA CAAGCTGCATGCTTTCATCTGGGACTCTGCGGTGCTGGAGTTTGAAGCCTCGCAGAAGTGCGACCTGGTGACCACGGGAGAGCTGTTTTTCCGTTCGGGCTTTGGCATAGGCATGCGCAAGGACAGCCCCTGGAAACAGAATGTGTCCCTGGCTATTCTCAG TTCCCATGAGAATGGCTTCATGGAGGACCTAGATAAAACCTGGGTGAGATACCAGGAGTGTGACTCAAGGAGCAATGCCCCAGCCACACTCACCTTTGAGAATATGGCAG GTGTCTTCATGCTAGTCGCTGGAGGCATTGCAGCAGGGATCTTCCTCATCTTTATCGAGATTGCATATAAGCGCCATAAAGACGCCCGCAGGAAGCAGATGCAGCTAGCCTTTGCGGCCGTCAATGTTTGGAGGAAGAACCTACAG CAATACCCACCCACAGACATTACGGGCCAACTCAACTTGTCCGACCCATCTGTCAGCACGGTGGTGTGA